One window of Helicobacter winghamensis ATCC BAA-430 genomic DNA carries:
- a CDS encoding c-type cytochrome encodes MKKLILVTLALVYLAHADSFKEWLPKGKSVGAFEYMPNTPHSPAAFSSVDAKKLTKSQRKGQQIYSKWCQPCHGVGMPGTNALAVAYQGLGIPAMLEERTDLTPDLVSTFVRYGKHSMPFFRKTEISDEELKFLGDYLGRNAK; translated from the coding sequence ATGAAAAAGCTAATTCTTGTTACACTTGCTTTAGTCTATCTAGCGCACGCAGATTCTTTTAAAGAATGGCTGCCAAAGGGTAAGAGCGTGGGAGCTTTTGAATATATGCCAAATACTCCACACTCTCCAGCGGCATTTTCATCTGTGGATGCAAAAAAACTCACCAAATCCCAAAGAAAAGGGCAGCAAATTTATAGCAAATGGTGTCAGCCTTGCCACGGTGTAGGAATGCCCGGAACCAATGCGCTTGCTGTTGCCTATCAAGGGCTTGGAATCCCGGCTATGCTGGAAGAACGCACAGATTTAACACCTGATTTAGTTAGCACATTTGTGCGTTACGGCAAACACTCTATGCCATTTTTTCGCAAAACAGAAATTAGTGATGAAGAGTTAAAATTCTTAGGTGATTATTTGGGACGCAACGCCAAATAG
- a CDS encoding glutamate-5-semialdehyde dehydrogenase, which translates to MSLQEQLQKTQVAKRVLSTLPHDIRKEFLRKCAEVLLKMESKILKANTKDLELAKSLNLSASMLERLELDSKKLANMAESLRQIADFPDPLNKVIGGFSNHCDLKIEKISVPLGVIAVIYESRPNVTSDVAALCFKSGNACILKGGKEAQNSNEAIMEVFYKVLGEFGLSKDCMVLLPSMKNRDELKEILNAKGLIDLVIPRGGEGLISFVSENARIPVIKQDKGVCHIFAHHTCKQESAISVIVNAKTSRPSVCNACETLLLDSSFAEEFLPKVARELREKGTLLRGCARSCEILKESNIECEPISLSEYHREYGENILNLRVVEGLSGALEHINTFSSGHSEAILGEDYSVIEEFLNAVDSACVYVNASTRFSDGGEFGYGAEVGISTSKLHARGPMGVESLTSYKYKIRGNYQVR; encoded by the coding sequence ATGTCTTTACAAGAGCAACTCCAAAAAACACAGGTGGCAAAAAGGGTGCTATCTACACTTCCGCACGATATTCGCAAAGAGTTTTTGCGCAAATGTGCCGAAGTGCTATTAAAGATGGAATCTAAAATTCTTAAGGCAAACACAAAAGATTTAGAACTAGCTAAGAGCTTAAATTTAAGCGCTTCAATGCTAGAGCGTTTGGAGTTGGATTCTAAAAAGTTAGCAAATATGGCGGAATCTTTGCGGCAAATTGCAGATTTTCCAGATCCATTAAATAAGGTAATAGGCGGTTTTAGTAATCATTGTGATTTAAAGATTGAAAAAATAAGTGTTCCATTAGGCGTGATAGCCGTGATTTATGAGTCGCGCCCTAATGTAACAAGTGATGTAGCAGCTCTTTGTTTTAAAAGTGGAAATGCTTGCATTCTAAAGGGAGGCAAGGAAGCACAAAATAGTAATGAAGCGATTATGGAAGTGTTTTATAAAGTTTTAGGGGAGTTTGGGTTGTCTAAAGATTGTATGGTGTTACTTCCATCTATGAAAAATCGCGATGAGTTAAAAGAGATTTTAAATGCTAAGGGGCTAATTGATTTAGTAATTCCACGCGGCGGAGAGGGCTTGATTAGTTTTGTAAGTGAGAATGCAAGGATTCCTGTGATTAAGCAAGATAAGGGGGTTTGCCATATTTTTGCACATCACACTTGCAAGCAAGAGAGCGCAATTTCTGTGATTGTTAATGCAAAAACTTCCCGTCCTAGCGTGTGCAATGCGTGTGAAACCTTGCTTTTAGATTCCAGCTTTGCAGAAGAATTTTTGCCAAAAGTGGCAAGGGAATTGCGTGAAAAAGGCACGCTTTTAAGGGGCTGTGCTAGAAGTTGTGAAATTTTAAAGGAATCTAACATTGAGTGTGAGCCAATTTCTTTAAGCGAATATCATAGGGAATATGGGGAGAATATTTTAAACTTGCGTGTTGTGGAGGGCTTAAGCGGTGCATTAGAGCATATTAACACTTTTAGCAGTGGGCATAGTGAGGCGATTTTAGGTGAAGATTATAGCGTGATTGAAGAGTTTTTAAATGCAGTAGATTCTGCTTGTGTATATGTCAATGCTTCTACGCGCTTTAGTGATGGTGGGGAGTTTGGTTATGGGGCTGAAGTTGGAATCTCTACTTCAAAACTCCACGCCCGTGGTCCTATGGGCGTAGAATCGCTAACGAGTTATAAATACAAGATTCGCGGAAACTATCAAGTGCGCTAG
- a CDS encoding bacteriohemerythrin, which translates to MLEWNEEFSIKNQHLDEQHKKFMQQISDALELTKYTGDDKSQKLEKQMNEVISSSQEHFKAEETYMQHIGYPFLNKHKTLHRELVSNVSMLMMELEEADNCAQEFYICLKNWLIDHILVEDKQIESYRNRLHDIKEIPYSLEQRTKILAERADVANEPTHKYICLCHLKEFQVCDSLHKIMQEESTFIRCKTCKQPLIYRDLRLDDEDNFEALAKQYFKQF; encoded by the coding sequence GTGTTAGAGTGGAACGAAGAGTTTAGCATCAAAAATCAGCATTTAGATGAACAGCACAAAAAATTTATGCAGCAAATCTCTGATGCGCTAGAGCTTACAAAATACACAGGTGATGACAAATCTCAAAAGCTTGAAAAACAAATGAATGAAGTTATTAGTAGCTCGCAAGAACATTTTAAAGCCGAAGAAACCTATATGCAACACATTGGCTATCCTTTTTTAAACAAGCACAAAACCTTGCACAGAGAACTTGTTTCTAATGTCTCAATGCTAATGATGGAATTAGAAGAAGCCGATAATTGTGCGCAAGAATTTTATATCTGTTTGAAAAACTGGCTTATTGATCATATTTTAGTAGAAGATAAACAAATTGAAAGCTACCGCAATCGCTTACACGACATAAAAGAGATTCCATATAGCCTAGAGCAAAGAACAAAAATCCTAGCAGAACGCGCTGATGTGGCAAATGAGCCTACACATAAATACATTTGTCTCTGCCATTTAAAAGAGTTTCAAGTTTGCGATTCTTTACATAAAATTATGCAAGAAGAAAGCACCTTTATCCGTTGCAAAACTTGCAAACAACCACTAATTTACCGAGATTTAAGGCTAGATGATGAAGATAATTTTGAAGCCTTAGCCAAGCAATATTTTAAGCAATTTTAG
- a CDS encoding flagellar assembly protein A — protein MQFQPRGFRVFNDVTNLRNTLLQLQKKVGKEIDFYLLDFRTFYSKKGENKYKPVNDLSLFSKNANFIANIDIKQTYKIEVCKKSQKPERTFGFKLFTDESTILRAVLLCNNKIKYHDSIKNEIYQELYKTMALQGYLIGIREYNKLSQQIDAFIFVLKQGKIAPKLTLNIGVGVASTEGKDGVLECLYTLQEDTTQQPIDSFCPRVCVQAVHKGDEIFTYTKPISGQIGRNLKGEFIPIRSITTNAIQTDTSIRARSDSNIIKYQATKDGFLKEIKPFCYIISDELTTAKNDSNSATPKQESLNIDGQTHSNAKIQTDIAFIGSHRGEIKAHTVVIDVLEKGSVEAKVAYINSTLGGKIIADYIYIKDVRSYNEIYPRFSLVVDNILGEHNTFELNPSKFAFTRRDRIEYVMLSDQIKIRLRHLKKQMDEVYAYLLASQGKAHKIQHDAEEKPEEKLPKNLQCIVEQYEKALEQYKHLLKEYKDIINLYYTNEIRLKGIDEGALLAKMIIRGEISEPETMVKFKAYAGKHEETLKTILSQATPARFFEVEKEGDFFRLRSHQEYNPELLNWIEEKRPQKES, from the coding sequence ATGCAGTTTCAACCCCGTGGTTTTAGAGTATTTAATGATGTTACAAACTTGCGCAATACACTTTTACAACTCCAAAAAAAAGTCGGTAAAGAAATTGACTTTTATCTTTTGGATTTTCGCACATTTTACAGCAAAAAAGGTGAAAACAAATACAAACCTGTAAATGATTTAAGCCTTTTTTCTAAAAACGCAAATTTTATTGCCAATATTGATATTAAGCAAACCTATAAAATTGAAGTGTGTAAAAAATCCCAAAAGCCAGAACGCACCTTTGGTTTTAAGCTTTTTACTGACGAAAGCACGATTTTACGCGCTGTGCTTTTGTGTAATAATAAAATCAAATATCACGATTCCATTAAAAATGAAATCTACCAAGAACTCTATAAAACAATGGCTTTACAAGGCTACCTTATAGGAATTAGGGAATACAATAAACTCTCCCAACAAATTGATGCTTTTATTTTTGTCTTAAAACAAGGCAAAATTGCTCCAAAACTCACGCTAAATATCGGTGTTGGCGTAGCAAGCACAGAAGGAAAAGATGGCGTTTTAGAGTGCCTTTACACACTTCAAGAGGATACCACACAACAACCAATAGACTCTTTTTGCCCCCGTGTTTGCGTGCAAGCTGTGCATAAAGGTGATGAGATTTTTACCTATACCAAGCCTATTAGCGGACAAATTGGACGGAATCTAAAAGGCGAGTTTATCCCCATTAGAAGCATTACTACAAATGCCATTCAAACTGATACTAGCATTCGCGCAAGAAGCGATTCTAACATTATCAAATACCAAGCCACGAAAGATGGCTTTTTAAAAGAAATTAAGCCCTTTTGCTACATTATAAGCGATGAGCTAACCACTGCAAAAAACGATTCCAACTCTGCAACGCCCAAGCAAGAATCCCTAAACATTGATGGACAAACACATAGCAATGCAAAAATCCAAACCGATATAGCCTTTATCGGCTCTCATCGCGGAGAGATTAAAGCGCACACGGTTGTTATTGATGTGCTAGAAAAAGGCTCTGTTGAAGCAAAAGTGGCTTATATCAACAGCACGCTAGGTGGAAAAATCATCGCAGATTATATTTATATTAAAGATGTGCGCTCTTATAATGAAATCTATCCGCGTTTTAGCCTTGTTGTGGATAATATTTTAGGTGAGCATAACACCTTTGAGCTAAACCCATCAAAATTTGCTTTTACAAGGCGTGATCGCATAGAATATGTAATGCTATCAGATCAAATCAAAATCCGCTTGCGCCACTTAAAAAAGCAAATGGATGAAGTGTATGCTTATTTGTTAGCAAGTCAAGGAAAAGCTCATAAAATCCAACACGATGCTGAAGAAAAACCAGAAGAAAAACTTCCTAAAAATCTACAATGTATCGTAGAACAATACGAAAAAGCCCTTGAACAATACAAGCATTTGCTCAAAGAATACAAAGACATCATTAATCTTTACTACACAAATGAAATCCGTTTAAAAGGCATTGATGAGGGTGCTCTTTTGGCAAAAATGATTATCCGCGGTGAAATCTCAGAACCAGAAACTATGGTGAAGTTTAAAGCCTATGCTGGAAAACACGAAGAAACTTTAAAAACTATTCTTAGCCAAGCTACCCCAGCACGCTTCTTTGAAGTAGAAAAAGAAGGGGATTTTTTTCGCCTAAGAAGCCACCAAGAATACAATCCGGAGCTATTAAACTGGATTGAAGAAAAACGCCCACAAAAAGAATCTTAA
- the hisF gene encoding imidazole glycerol phosphate synthase subunit HisF — protein MEKSKIQDRLARRIIPCLDIKDGRVVKGVNFLGLQDAGNPVEVAKRYNDEGADEITFLDITATIQARKTTLQMVEQVAKEVFIPLTVGGGIASLEQMYDLLNVGCDKISLNSAAIKNPNLITQGAKRFGSQCIVAAMDARWNPKHKLNGGWEIYTHGGRNPTGIDLLEWAKEAYDRGAGEILLTSMDCDGTKSGYDLKQLQAVSSSVGIPLIASGGAGSMEHILQAFESGADAALAASIFHYQEINIKELKKFLKTNGIVIRE, from the coding sequence ATGGAGAAAAGCAAAATACAAGATAGACTTGCAAGGCGTATTATTCCTTGCCTTGATATTAAAGATGGGCGTGTGGTAAAGGGGGTGAATTTTCTAGGGCTTCAAGATGCAGGGAATCCTGTTGAGGTGGCAAAGCGTTATAACGATGAAGGTGCAGATGAAATCACCTTTTTAGATATTACAGCAACTATTCAAGCTAGAAAAACAACCTTGCAAATGGTTGAACAAGTGGCAAAAGAAGTGTTTATTCCCCTAACCGTTGGTGGTGGAATTGCAAGTTTAGAGCAAATGTATGATTTGCTAAATGTGGGTTGTGATAAGATTAGCCTTAATTCTGCGGCAATTAAAAATCCCAATTTAATCACGCAAGGCGCAAAACGCTTTGGTTCGCAATGTATTGTGGCGGCAATGGATGCAAGATGGAATCCAAAACACAAGCTAAATGGAGGGTGGGAGATTTACACGCACGGAGGGCGGAATCCTACAGGAATTGATTTGCTAGAATGGGCTAAGGAAGCTTATGATAGGGGGGCTGGAGAGATTTTGCTAACAAGTATGGATTGCGATGGAACTAAAAGTGGCTATGATTTAAAGCAGCTTCAAGCGGTTTCTAGTAGCGTGGGGATTCCGCTAATTGCAAGTGGGGGGGCTGGAAGTATGGAGCATATTTTGCAAGCTTTTGAAAGTGGAGCAGATGCAGCACTGGCAGCTTCAATCTTTCATTATCAAGAGATTAACATTAAGGAATTAAAAAAGTTTTTAAAAACAAATGGAATTGTAATTAGAGAGTAA
- the trpS gene encoding tryptophan--tRNA ligase: MQTQKARVFSGIQPTGNIHLGNYLGAVKNWVDRQDSYENIFCVVNSHAITIPQDPKTLKEKTYDLCAMLLACGIDPKKSTLFIQSQVQEHTSLAWLLTCITPMGDLSRMTQFKDKSQKNPKSIFAGLFNYPNLMSADILLYKAKFVPVGEDQKQHIELARDTAMRFNRDYGEIFVVPEPLIMQEGARIMGLDDPTKKMSKSSSDKPNHSIALIDEPDVILKKIKKATTDSEGIIAFDKERAGVFNLLTIYQCFCKQDKVSIEAEFSGKGYGILKERVAEAVIEGLRPIREMYSKLIMEQDYLHKILEEGTQNAQAIASATYKEAKEKMGLI; the protein is encoded by the coding sequence ATGCAAACACAAAAAGCGCGTGTCTTTTCTGGTATTCAGCCCACTGGTAATATCCATTTAGGCAATTATTTGGGTGCTGTTAAAAACTGGGTGGATCGCCAAGATTCTTATGAAAATATTTTTTGCGTGGTTAATTCTCACGCAATTACGATTCCACAAGATCCAAAAACACTTAAAGAAAAAACCTATGATTTATGCGCAATGTTACTTGCTTGCGGGATTGATCCCAAAAAATCCACACTTTTTATTCAATCGCAAGTGCAAGAACACACTTCTTTAGCTTGGCTTTTAACTTGTATCACACCTATGGGAGACTTAAGCCGTATGACGCAATTTAAGGATAAAAGCCAAAAGAATCCTAAAAGCATTTTTGCAGGGCTTTTTAATTATCCTAATTTAATGAGCGCGGATATTTTGCTTTATAAGGCTAAGTTTGTGCCTGTGGGTGAAGACCAGAAGCAACATATTGAGCTAGCGCGTGATACAGCAATGCGTTTTAATCGCGATTATGGAGAGATTTTTGTTGTGCCTGAACCTTTGATTATGCAAGAAGGGGCTAGGATTATGGGGCTAGATGATCCAACTAAAAAGATGAGTAAAAGCTCAAGTGATAAGCCAAATCATTCTATTGCTTTAATTGATGAGCCTGATGTGATTTTAAAAAAGATTAAAAAGGCAACAACAGATAGTGAAGGCATCATCGCCTTTGATAAAGAACGCGCGGGAGTGTTTAATTTACTAACTATTTATCAATGCTTTTGCAAACAAGATAAAGTAAGCATTGAAGCAGAGTTTAGCGGTAAGGGATATGGAATCTTGAAAGAAAGGGTTGCTGAAGCGGTGATTGAAGGCTTGCGTCCCATTCGTGAAATGTATTCTAAATTGATTATGGAACAGGATTATTTACATAAAATCTTAGAAGAAGGCACGCAAAACGCCCAAGCAATCGCTAGTGCAACTTATAAAGAAGCCAAAGAAAAAATGGGGCTAATTTAG
- the bioD gene encoding dethiobiotin synthase, translating into MQIFIAGSHTDVGKTAVSAALCYAFDLEYFKLVQAGIPQDCDRVKTLSPKTKIHTNGITLQTPASPHIAMQKEGVFYKGLEIPLPKARNLLVESAGGLFTPLDLKMCMIDYLEASKLPCVLVGGYYLGGINHILLSLKALEARGIPLLCLIISGDQNPQMDSFIAKYAKINIAHFPNFYDTKSFESQTQALKQEIMAFKIFNL; encoded by the coding sequence GTGCAAATTTTCATTGCTGGAAGCCATACAGATGTTGGTAAAACTGCTGTGAGTGCCGCACTTTGCTATGCTTTTGATTTAGAGTATTTTAAGCTTGTGCAAGCTGGGATTCCACAAGATTGTGATAGGGTTAAAACTCTCTCTCCAAAAACCAAAATCCACACTAATGGAATCACCTTACAAACGCCTGCAAGCCCACATATTGCAATGCAAAAGGAGGGGGTTTTTTATAAAGGGCTAGAAATTCCGCTCCCAAAGGCGCGAAATCTCTTAGTTGAGAGTGCAGGGGGGCTTTTTACTCCGCTTGATTTAAAAATGTGTATGATTGATTATTTAGAAGCCTCTAAACTCCCTTGTGTGCTTGTTGGGGGATATTATTTAGGGGGCATTAATCATATTTTATTAAGCTTGAAAGCCCTAGAAGCGCGTGGGATTCCGCTTTTGTGTTTAATAATTAGTGGAGATCAAAATCCACAAATGGATTCCTTTATTGCAAAATATGCAAAGATAAACATTGCACACTTTCCTAATTTTTATGATACTAAGAGTTTTGAAAGCCAAACACAAGCATTAAAACAAGAAATAATGGCTTTCAAAATTTTTAATCTCTAA
- a CDS encoding DUF507 family protein, which produces MKFRLAHAPYIANKIALDLSTCGFVSILHGLESIAKVAEQYISQDIQEEARIEEKARDLLEENLDEIEFMQADEHQLFWRIKKKLAENENFILNFEDRYNNLAHKILNELFEEDLIDSATSETRIVNVIFKAINGYSKIYSEIEDIVQERIANYKRKIIFGSEEYELIFDKLYQEELKKKGFL; this is translated from the coding sequence ATGAAATTTAGACTTGCACACGCACCTTATATCGCAAATAAAATTGCCCTAGATTTATCCACTTGTGGCTTTGTCAGTATTTTACACGGACTTGAAAGCATTGCCAAAGTTGCAGAACAATACATTTCCCAAGATATTCAAGAAGAAGCTCGCATTGAAGAAAAAGCTAGAGATTTACTAGAAGAAAATTTAGATGAGATTGAGTTTATGCAAGCTGATGAACACCAACTTTTCTGGCGCATTAAGAAAAAACTTGCAGAAAATGAAAACTTTATTTTGAACTTTGAAGATCGCTACAACAACCTTGCACACAAAATCTTAAATGAACTTTTTGAAGAAGACTTGATTGACTCTGCCACTTCTGAGACACGCATTGTTAATGTAATCTTTAAAGCCATTAATGGCTATTCAAAAATTTATAGTGAAATTGAAGATATTGTCCAAGAACGCATTGCAAATTATAAGCGCAAAATCATTTTTGGAAGCGAAGAGTATGAATTAATTTTTGATAAACTTTACCAAGAGGAACTCAAAAAGAAAGGATTCTTATAA
- the carA gene encoding glutamine-hydrolyzing carbamoyl-phosphate synthase small subunit, translating to MQTFLKNAWIYLENGMFFQAKSFGAEMTSVGELVFNTSLTGYQEITTDPSYAGQFVCFTMPEIGIVGANSQDMESCGIFAKGILCRHYNENYSNFRATESLSAFLKRHNTMGICKIDTRLLTKTLREEGAMMMVASTEVSDKETLKKILQNSPRIEEINYIKEVSTKAPYQHTNGNFDFSIMKYSTPNTQRKILAIDFGIKRSILNQLVSAGFSVEVIPHSFNAQELIARFAKREFDGVFLSNGPGDPQVLTQEVASIKALIDARIPLFAICLGHQLLSLAQGYPTYKLKFGHHGGNHPVKNLLTNQVEITAQNHNYSVPESIVEIAEVTHRNLFDNTIEGVRYKNALICSFQHHPEAGPGPLESAALFKEFSKLLDSANT from the coding sequence ATGCAAACTTTTTTAAAAAATGCTTGGATTTACCTAGAAAATGGAATGTTTTTTCAAGCAAAAAGTTTTGGAGCTGAAATGACGAGTGTAGGAGAACTCGTTTTTAACACTTCCCTAACAGGCTATCAAGAAATCACCACAGATCCAAGCTATGCAGGGCAATTTGTATGCTTTACAATGCCAGAAATTGGAATTGTAGGCGCAAATTCACAAGATATGGAAAGTTGCGGAATCTTTGCTAAAGGAATCTTGTGTCGCCACTACAATGAAAATTACTCAAATTTTCGTGCAACAGAGAGTTTAAGCGCATTTCTTAAACGCCACAATACAATGGGGATTTGCAAAATTGATACGCGCCTTTTAACAAAAACACTGCGTGAAGAAGGCGCAATGATGATGGTAGCTTCAACAGAAGTTTCAGACAAGGAAACATTAAAAAAAATTTTACAAAACAGCCCAAGAATTGAAGAAATTAACTACATTAAAGAAGTTAGCACAAAAGCTCCTTATCAACACACAAATGGAAATTTTGACTTTTCTATAATGAAATACTCCACCCCTAACACACAAAGAAAAATCCTAGCCATTGACTTTGGAATCAAGCGAAGCATTTTAAATCAGCTTGTAAGTGCTGGATTTAGCGTAGAAGTGATTCCCCATAGCTTTAACGCACAAGAGCTTATTGCGCGTTTTGCAAAAAGAGAATTTGATGGAGTCTTTTTGTCTAATGGACCCGGAGATCCACAAGTTTTAACCCAAGAAGTTGCTAGCATTAAAGCCCTAATTGACGCTAGAATTCCTCTATTTGCGATTTGTTTAGGACATCAGCTTTTATCTCTTGCGCAAGGCTATCCCACTTATAAGCTAAAGTTTGGACACCACGGCGGAAATCATCCTGTGAAAAACTTACTCACAAATCAGGTTGAAATCACCGCGCAAAATCACAATTATTCTGTGCCAGAATCCATTGTAGAAATCGCAGAAGTAACACATCGCAATCTTTTTGATAACACCATTGAAGGAGTGCGTTATAAAAATGCTCTAATTTGTTCTTTTCAACATCACCCAGAAGCCGGACCGGGACCTTTAGAGTCTGCCGCTCTTTTTAAGGAATTTTCAAAGCTTCTAGATAGCGCAAACACATAG
- a CDS encoding aminotransferase class I/II-fold pyridoxal phosphate-dependent enzyme: MHSLHAKALAHLENLKKDSNFRSLAPQKHNGARLITKDSTLLNLASNDYLGLSSNADFNAHFLDSTLFKEHCHFSASSSRLLSGNFEIYSLLEAHLKTLFNKEALLFNSGYHANVGILNALNTLNVLFVADKSIHASHIDGLKDFKKPHLKRFSHNNMESLESLLAQNTEHYDAILILSEGLFSMEGDFVPIQKLVDLKKKFKNVHLYIDEAHSIGSFGKNGLGLCKHLDLLEHIDFLILTFGKALSSMGACVLCNATFKNYFINTARSLIYSTALPSVNLARTFFAFLELPKLEAQRTHLENLSKHFKALLQQKLDYEVLGDYNIISLVLKENAKAVHFSKMLATKGYFAPAIKTPSVPPNKALLRFSLTANMESKPLENLVKVLEKIAYATL, translated from the coding sequence ATGCACTCTCTACATGCCAAAGCCTTAGCGCATTTGGAAAACTTAAAAAAGGATTCCAACTTCCGCTCTCTAGCTCCACAAAAACACAATGGCGCAAGGTTAATCACTAAAGATTCCACGCTTTTAAATCTAGCAAGCAACGATTATTTGGGCTTATCTAGCAATGCAGATTTTAATGCACACTTTTTGGATTCCACATTATTTAAAGAACATTGCCATTTTAGCGCGTCTTCTTCACGCCTACTTAGTGGAAACTTTGAAATTTATAGCCTACTAGAAGCGCATTTAAAAACGCTTTTTAACAAAGAAGCTTTGCTCTTTAATAGCGGTTACCACGCAAATGTTGGAATCCTAAATGCACTAAATACACTCAATGTGCTTTTTGTCGCGGATAAATCCATTCACGCAAGCCATATTGATGGACTAAAGGACTTTAAAAAGCCACATTTAAAACGCTTTTCTCATAATAATATGGAATCTTTAGAATCCTTACTTGCGCAAAATACAGAGCATTATGATGCGATTTTAATTTTAAGCGAAGGGCTTTTTAGTATGGAAGGCGATTTTGTACCTATACAAAAACTTGTGGATTTAAAAAAGAAATTTAAAAATGTGCATTTATATATTGATGAAGCCCACAGCATTGGAAGTTTTGGCAAAAATGGGCTAGGGCTTTGCAAACATTTAGATTTGCTAGAACACATTGATTTTTTAATTTTAACCTTTGGCAAAGCCCTATCATCTATGGGAGCTTGTGTGCTATGTAATGCTACTTTTAAGAATTATTTTATAAACACCGCGCGTTCTCTTATCTACTCTACTGCCCTGCCCTCTGTTAATCTTGCGCGCACATTTTTTGCTTTTTTAGAGCTTCCCAAACTAGAAGCACAAAGGACGCATTTAGAAAATTTAAGCAAACATTTTAAAGCTCTCTTGCAACAAAAGCTAGATTATGAAGTTTTGGGCGATTACAACATTATAAGCCTAGTTTTAAAAGAGAATGCAAAGGCGGTGCATTTTTCTAAAATGCTTGCAACAAAAGGCTATTTTGCCCCAGCAATTAAAACACCAAGCGTGCCACCAAATAAAGCCCTTTTACGCTTTTCACTCACTGCAAATATGGAATCTAAGCCTTTAGAAAACTTAGTAAAAGTGCTAGAAAAGATAGCCTATGCAACTTTATAA
- a CDS encoding pimeloyl-ACP methyl esterase BioG family protein translates to MQLYKSYNNTQEVFLIFGGFASHFSHFEPFFRDYILLYNYTHLDFNALVNSLNALPKDCKITLIAFSMGVFVARIFLSTHAFKPHKAIAINGTEYGIQNNYGIPLTLFKRTHQQFLKHKDLAITQFKSNLFGEHLDKARNFSFLDSNFLCDELAFFMESCAKHSTLLEPITWDFALISTRDLIFNPQAQRAFWGGRTNIVELNAPHFAFFSWKF, encoded by the coding sequence ATGCAACTTTATAAATCTTATAACAACACGCAAGAAGTTTTCTTAATCTTTGGTGGATTTGCTTCACATTTTAGCCATTTTGAACCATTTTTTAGAGATTATATTCTTCTTTATAATTACACACATTTAGATTTTAACGCGCTTGTAAATTCCCTAAATGCCTTGCCAAAGGATTGCAAAATCACACTCATTGCCTTTTCTATGGGTGTTTTTGTAGCGCGCATTTTTCTAAGCACGCACGCTTTTAAGCCCCACAAAGCTATTGCCATTAATGGCACAGAATATGGAATCCAAAACAACTATGGAATCCCCCTAACACTTTTTAAACGCACACATCAGCAATTTTTAAAGCATAAAGACCTAGCAATTACGCAATTTAAAAGTAATCTTTTTGGAGAACATTTAGATAAGGCACGAAATTTTAGCTTTTTGGATTCCAACTTTTTATGCGATGAACTTGCCTTTTTTATGGAATCTTGCGCCAAACATAGCACTCTTTTAGAGCCAATTACTTGGGATTTTGCTCTTATTTCAACGCGAGATTTAATCTTTAACCCGCAAGCACAGCGCGCATTTTGGGGCGGGAGAACAAACATTGTAGAGCTTAATGCGCCACATTTTGCCTTTTTTAGCTGGAAGTTTTAA